A region of Pseudomonadota bacterium DNA encodes the following proteins:
- a CDS encoding sigma-70 family RNA polymerase sigma factor, translated as MFQIIIEHVAYFLSSSLSGETFFIFISLIIGAIAYLRTDKKVGAEQDAEYVRQVKHGDKDAYVYLFNKYSDDVYRYCYYFLSMRKEPEEDAKDAMREAFMKCLEHINNLREDGLFFSYLKRTAYTTCMDMLGDKQAFDEQFTGADASREIEMPDDAFQEGIKTIERDTPEKKAMTNEIQNDVKKAVNLLPENYRQAVILVHLMEYSYDEAAAMMGTKKSNIKTWVHRGIGKLADILKDYRESVS; from the coding sequence ATGTTCCAAATTATAATAGAACATGTCGCATACTTTCTATCCTCCAGCCTTTCAGGTGAAACTTTTTTCATATTTATCAGTCTCATCATTGGTGCTATTGCATATCTGCGAACAGATAAAAAAGTTGGTGCCGAGCAGGATGCAGAATATGTGAGGCAGGTAAAACATGGAGACAAAGACGCTTATGTTTATTTGTTTAATAAGTACAGTGATGACGTTTACCGTTACTGCTACTATTTCTTATCGATGCGGAAAGAGCCTGAAGAAGATGCGAAGGATGCGATGAGGGAGGCATTCATGAAATGTCTTGAACATATAAACAATTTAAGAGAAGACGGCTTATTCTTCTCATATCTTAAAAGGACTGCCTACACAACATGTATGGATATGTTGGGAGATAAACAGGCCTTTGATGAACAGTTTACCGGAGCAGATGCTTCAAGAGAGATTGAAATGCCCGACGATGCCTTTCAGGAAGGCATAAAAACTATTGAGAGGGACACCCCGGAGAAAAAGGCGATGACCAATGAAATTCAAAACGATGTGAAAAAGGCAGTCAATTTACTGCCGGAGAATTATAGACAGGCAGTTATCCTTGTTCATCTAATGGAATACAGTTATGACGAGGCGGCTGCAATGATGGGCACTAAGAAAAGTAATATCAAGACCTGGGTGCACAGGGGGATAGGAAAACTTGCCGATATCTTAAAAGACTACAGGGAGTCTGTCTCATGA